DNA from Corynebacterium stationis:
TGCGTTAATGGTGCTTCGGCCCTAACTTCCCATTTTTCGTAGACAAACTCTTCCTTTTTCTTCTTGCGAGAGGTCTTGGTGCGGTCGATAAGGGCATCGAGAAGCTCTAGCGTATTGATGCCGACGAAAAACTCACCGCCGACGTTGACGTGCTGGTCACCGAAGTTCACGATGGCTTCCGCAGGCAGGTGGTGGGTGAAGGAACCGGAATTCACCTCGATGAAGCGTGGGTTGGTGGTAAAGAGCAGGTCAGCCGATTCCACAATCTTTTGAACACCCGGTGCGGAAGCCTTGCCGTTGTAGGAGCCAAGGAAAAGGCCATCGCGTTCGGAAAGCACGCCCTTGCCGGAAGTCAGCTGGGAATAAGGAATCTGCAGCTTATCCACCAAGGTACGAAATTTTTCCGTGAAACCGTGGCGATCAGTGTCCTGGTCAAAGAGAAAGACAGGCTTTTTCGCCTCGGCGATGCGCTCTAACACGCGGGCGGTGGCGGCTTCGAGGCGTTCGGCATCGGAAGTTGGCAGCGTCGTGTCCAATACTTCGTCTGGTGCTTCAATTTCCAGATGCGTGATATCCGAAGGGATCTGGATGTGCACTGGGCGCTTTTCGCGCAAGCAGATGTGCAGCGCGCGGTCTAGCTCTTCCACCACGTTCATCGGCGTAATGCGCACCGCTGCACCAGTAAACGGCAGGATAGATTCGAGCATGTTCTCAAAGTCGCCATCGGCAAGCGAGTGGTGCAGATTCCAGCGATATTCCGTGGAATACAACGGGGGAGAACCGGCCAAGCTCACCATGGGAATGTGCTCCGCGCGTGCACCAGCGATGCCATTGAGCGCGGAGAGCTCACCCACGCCATAGGTCGTCAGCAGCGCGCCGACGCCTGACTGACGGCCGTAGCCATCTGCCGCATATGCCGCGTTGAGCTCATTACACGCGCCTACAAATTCGATGTTGTCTGCTTCGTTGATCTGCTCGATGAAGCTTAAGTTGAAATCTCCGGGCACACCGATGATGTGTTCAATCCCCAGTTCTTTCAACCGCCTAATGATGAATTCACCTACGGTAGTGCGCATCGTCTTATCCTCAACTTTCTTGCCATGTGACGGCATTATCCTGCATTAACACCTATTGTGCTGCACATCACTTTCAAAGTCACTAGACAAAAAGCGTGAATTTCTTCGACGAATGTCAAAATGTGCCACACTTTGAACCATGGATTCCTCCACGCCACAAGCAACACCCCGCGCGGCCCAGCTCGGTCAGATTCAATCTTTGGTCGATGAGTTAGCCAGCAAGCTGCAGCGTTCAGTCCAGGTTGATACGCCGGCCTTTTATGCCTTTTGCTCCAGCCCACAATATGGCGAGGTCGATAATGAGCGGGTTTTTAATGTGCTGCACCGTGAACCCAACCCCGAGCCCATCCCGTGGCTAGTTGCCAACGGCGTACAGGAATCCCGCGATGCTGTGCGTGTGCCCGCTCATAAAGAATTCGACTTGCTTCCGCGCCTGTGCGTTCCGCTGTGGGAAGGGGAGAAGCTGTGCGGACACATCTGGCTCATTGACTCGCCAGCTATTAGTGAAGAGGACTTAGAGATCATCACCAGCTATCGTCGGCCGATTATTGACCTGATGGCCGCGCGCGATGAAACCTTTGTACGGCGCGTAGCAGAGATGCGCGAGATAGCTCGCGATGTCACCTTGGGCCTAGATGGGTCGCTCGCGCATGCGGTGGACAATAATTTCTTGCCGCGGAGCGGGGTCATCCGTATTCACCAGCTCACCATTCGTGAGGCCGCCGAAGCTGCAGTCACCACAGATGCACCTGAGCGGCTCATGTTGGAATTGCTGCGCTTTCGGCGCCGTCGACCTTTCCTTGTCACGGATAATCATGATGGGTTGACCATCGTCGAGCGCTCAGATGATGTGGCCGCATCGCAGTCGCTTTTCGATGCCCTCCAGGCCGCCTCAGTCGCCGTCGGCGCCCAAGTTGTTTCACGTGGAACATCGACAATCAATGAGTTAAGTGGCGCCCGCAATACAGCCCGGCGCGCGAGTTTCATCGCCACGGTGGCGTCACTGCTTGGGCAAGAAACCCTCACATGGGAGGATTCCGGCGCTTGGCGCTTGTTGTTGGGCTGGGAGCTTACGCCCGCGACCGTCAGCGCAATTTCCCCAGCAGCGGCAGCCCTGATTGCTGAGGGTTCCCAATTTTTATGGGAGACGGTGCTGGAGTATTTAGACAATGCTCGTAATGTCACCGCCACCGCAGATAACCTGTTTATTCACCGCGCTACTTTGCACTACCGCTTGGAAAAAGCTCGAACAGTGTTGCCCCAAGGCGCGCTCGATGATGGTTGGGAGTCCACCTGTTTACACGCAGCGCTGCGCCTTCATGCGGCGTTGAATACAGTGCCATAGAAAAATCCAGTCTCGCCCGGGGAGAACGAAGACTGGATTTTCGGAGCAGATTTTCTACTGCAGCAGAGTGCGGTCAGAAGTTCCGCCTTTAATCTTGGCAAATTCTGACATGAGGTCTTGCACGGCGAGTTTTTGCTTTTGCTCTTCGGAAGCCTCGTAAATAATTTTGCCATCATGCATCATGATGAGTCGGTTGCCCACCTGGATGGCTTGCGCCATGTTGTGGGTGACCATCAAGGTGGTTAGGTTGCCTTGGGAGACAATACGTTCCGTCAAGGTGGTCACCAGCTCCGCACGTTGGGGGTCTAGCGCTGCGGTGTGCTCATCGAGCAGCATCACGTCAGGGTTGGTAAAGCCCGCCATGAGAAGGCTGAGCGCCTGGCGCTGACCACCCGACAGCAGACCCACCTTGGAGCCCATGCGATCTTCGAGGCCAAGTTCTAGGCTTGCGAGCTGCTCGCGGAAGAATGCCCGGCGCTTGGAGTTAAGTCCCAATGACAGCCCACGGCCTTTGCCACGCAAGTATGCGAGGGAGAGGTTTTCTTCAATCGTGAGGTTTGGTGCAGTACCCGCCATCGGGTCTTGGAAGACGCGGCCGACAACCTTCGCACGCTTGTGCTCCGGTTGGCGGGAGACATTCTTGCCTTCGATGGAGATGGTTCCGGAATCAACTATCAACCGACCTGAAATCGAGTTGAGCAATGTTGATTTTCCGGCGCCATTAGAACCAATCACGGTGACGAAATCACCGGGATTTAGATGCAGGGAGACATCGACAAGCGCCTTGCGTTCGTTGGCTGTGCCGGCGAAGAAGGTTTTGGAAATGCTATCAATCTTAAGCATTGGCTACCTTCCTCCCGGCGACTTTCGGCGTCCGGCCAGTCAGCTTCGGCAGCAGCAGCGCGGCGATGACAAGCACTGCGGTAATCAACTTCATGTCGTTCGGATTCAGGCCCACCGTCAGCGCCACGTAGATGATCAGGCGGTAGAGGATGGAGCCCAACGCAACCGAGCCGACAATCAGCCACAGGCGACGCTGCGGGATAACAGCTTGGCCGACAATGACAGATGCCAGGCCGACCAAGATGAGGCCGACACCCATGGAGATATCCGCGAAGCCCTGGAATTGCGCAATCAGCGCGCCACACAGGCCAACCAGACCATTCGACAGTGCGAGGGTCAGCGTCTTGGTGAAGTCAGTGGAGACACCGAAAGAGGTAATCATCTGCTGATTATCACCTGTAGCGCGCAGCGCCAGCCCGAGGTCGGTGGACAGGAACCACACGATGAGTGCAACCAGCGCGATGGCGCCGATGACCAACAGGCCGACGACAGCCCAGTCATTTTTGATGCTATCGAGCGGGGTAAACACGGAGTCTTGGCTCAGCAGCGGGATATTCGCACCGCCCATAATGCGCAGGTTGATTGACCACAGGCCAATCATGGTCAAGATACCAGCGAGCAGGCCGTCAATCTTGCCCTTGGTGTGCAACAGGCCGGTGATGATGCCGGCGATAAAACCCGCAACGAAACCCACGCCCGTAGCGAGGATGGGATTAACACCGTTGGTAATGAGCACGCCGGCGGCAGCAGCACCGGTGGTGAAACTGCCGTCAACGGTTAGGTCAGGGAAATCTAGAACTCGGAAGGTGAGGTAGACGCCTACCGCCATCACGGCATAAAGGAGTCCGAGCTCAACTGCACCGATCATACGGTTTCAGCTTCTTCCAAAATCGCTTCTGGAATCTCAATGCCCTGCGCCTCAGCAGCTTCTGGGTTGACGACGTAGGTAAATTCCTTCGCGGATTCCACAGGCGTAGACGCTGGCTCTTCGCCGTCTTGCAGGATGCGCAGCGCCATCTCACCGGTCTGGCGTCCCAGCTGCTCGTAGTCAATACCCAAGGTTGCAGCAGCGCCACCTTCAACGGTGCCGGCCTCAGCGCCGATGACTGGAATCTGCTTCTCATTGGCCACGTTGATCAAAGAAGCAATACCGGAGACCACCATGTTGTCGGTGGGGACGTAGATGGCATCGACATCGCCAAGCGCCTGCACTGCCTGCGGGATTTCAGTCACGGAAGTCACGGTCTGGGACTTCACATCAATATCAGAGTCACCAGCAACGGAAGTCAGCTCATCCACCTGCACCTGGGAGTTGACCTCACCAGAGGCGTAGACAACTCCAACGGTCTTCGCATCCGGAACCAGTTCCTTGAGCAGGTCCACCTGGTCAGAAATCGGCGCGATATCGGAGGTACCAGTCACGTTTGCGCCCGGAGCATCGTTGGAATCTACCAACTCTGCTGCCTCTGGGTCAGTGACAGCGGTAAAGAGCAGGGGAGCGTCCTTGATGGACTGTGCCATCGCCTGCGCCGCTGGGGTAGCAATAGCCAAGTACAGATCGTGGTCGGCATTAGCCATCTGCTGCGCGATGGTCACCGCGGTGGACTGCTCACCGTTCGCATTTTGCTCATCCCACTCCACCTCGACGCCGGCGTCTTCGAACGCGGCCTTGAAGCCTGCGGCGCTGGCATCCAGTGCCGGGTGCTGCACGAGCTGGTTGATACCGATGGAGTAGCTTTCCGATGCACCTTCGCCGCCAGCGTTATCGCCAGCAGCGTCGTCGCCGCTTTCCGATGAACAGCCGGCGAGCACGAGGGCAGTCGCAGAAAGGGTAGCGATGACTGAAGTCATGCGGGAGGGCTTGGAGATTCGATTAATTCTCATATTGAGAGCTTCCTTATGTGTTGAAGGGAGTTCACAGGAAACGGTGGCGCCAGTTGGCGCACCACGGCGCTTCCTTCTGCAAAACCAGTAGGGTAGTTCTAAACATATCCGTTAAGCAGGGGTTTCAATACTCTTTCAACAAATTAATTCAGGCTCTATACAGCTGAATTCTTCGCCCAATCCCCAAGCTTGCGTAATGCAAGTCACATAACATGCAGCTCATAGCTACGCCAGTCTTTTATTCACGCCTTGCCCTAACTGTCTTTACGGTCAGTAAATATTTGGCTTTCTAGCCCCGACTGGGGGTATCAACCTATGGCATAACGGTCCAGGATTCCCCGCATCCGGAACATAACACTCAACATAGTACTTAACATAGTAATCCGGAGTAAAAGTACTATCTCAAGTACGGAGTTAAGCACTATGCTAGAATATCCGCAGTTCAAGTCACGTTTTGAGGTCTTGGACTGTAATGAGTTGGATGGGCAATACTTAGTAGTGGTGAGTATGGGCCCGGGAGGAAAGAATTAAATTCGGGATCCGTATCCCATTTTTGAAGAGGTAGTGCTACAGTGTGTTTCATGAAGAACTTGAGCACCGTTAATCTTTGGTGGTGGCGCGCGTAACACGCGGGCCCATTGAAGCTTCCTTCTTTAAAGCTTTCCTTAAAACCAGGCTCGCAGTATGCGGGCCTTTTCGTTGTCTTAAGGGACATAAACCGGTATAGACCCGCGAACTGCGAGATAAAAATAATTAGTCTCTCAATAACACAGTCGCGAAAGATAGATAGCTATGACCGGATTTTCTACCGCATCACGGCAGCTCCCGTACTACACGGATGCCGCTGCATTATTTGATGCCCTGGCCACCACGCATGATTCCATGCTGCTGGAATCAGCAGATATTGAATCCAAGAAGAATGTACAGTGCCTCGCTGTTCTGGATGCCGCGCTCAAGGTCACCTGCCGCGGCCAGCGCGTATACGCCGAGGTGCTTTCTCCCACTGGGCACGCGATGCTCGAGCGCTTAGAAGAACAGCTTTCTGAGTACCGCGTTGGGGCAGGGGAGTTTGAATTCCAACGCCCTACCGATAGTGATGAACGCCGTCGCCTGAAGGCCATTTCCAATGCAGAAGTCCTGCGTAAGCTGCAGTTAGATGCAGGTTATTCACATGAAATGTTGCCCTTTCTAGGCGGCGGCTTTGCTTATGATTACCTCGATACATTTGAGGTACTTCCTGAGGTGCCAGATAGCACTAATGAATACCCGGACTATGAGTTCATCGTGGCACAGACCTTGCTGCACGTTGATCACCTCAACCACAGCATTGTTATCCACGGCGTCGATACTGATGAAGCTGCGCTGCAAGGGCGCTTAGATGAACAGCTGGACAAAGCACAAAAGCTTGCCGATGCCCCCCTGACCGAAACCACTGAGGTCGCCGAAAAGAAAACCGTGACCGTCACCGCGGATATCTTGGATAAGGATTTCCGCGAGCATGTAAGCAACCTGCAGAAGAATATCTACGAGGGCGATATTTATCAGGTTGTGCCAGCACGGTCTTTCTCCATGGAATGCCCAGATGCTTTCGCTGCTTACCGGAAGCTGCGCGAGACCAATCCTTCGCCCTATATGTTCTATATCCGCGGCGCAGATTATGAACTCATTGGCGCATCCCCTGAATCCAACCTGAAATTCGATGCTGATACCCGCGAGGTGCAGCTCTATCCCATCGCAGGTACCCGTCCCCGCGGTGCAACGCATGAATTAGATATCCGCAATGAGCTGGACATGCGCACCGATACTAAGGAACTGGCCGAGCACACCATGCTCGTTGACCTCGCGCGCAATGACCTGGCACGGGTCGCGGTTCCTGGAACCCGGCGCGTGGCGGATCTTCTGCAGGTGGATCGCTACTCCCGCGTGATGCACTTGGTCTCCCGTGTGGTGGCAGAGTTGCACCCTGATTTCGACGCGATTGATGCCTACCGCGCATGCATGAATATGGGCACACTCACCGGCGCGCCGAAACTGCGCGCGATGGAATTGGTTCGCAACACCGAGAACAAGCGCCGCGGTTCCTATGGCGGGGCAGTGGGGTACCTGCGCGGAGATGGCTCCATGGATAACTGCATCGTCATCCGCTCCGCCTACATCAAAAATGACACGGCAATTGTCCAAGCCGGTGCCGGCGTTGTCCGCGACTCCGTTCCACAATCCGAAGCCGATGAAACTTTGCACAAGGCTTATGCCGTCCTGCACGCAATTGCTGCTGCCA
Protein-coding regions in this window:
- a CDS encoding helix-turn-helix domain-containing protein codes for the protein MDSSTPQATPRAAQLGQIQSLVDELASKLQRSVQVDTPAFYAFCSSPQYGEVDNERVFNVLHREPNPEPIPWLVANGVQESRDAVRVPAHKEFDLLPRLCVPLWEGEKLCGHIWLIDSPAISEEDLEIITSYRRPIIDLMAARDETFVRRVAEMREIARDVTLGLDGSLAHAVDNNFLPRSGVIRIHQLTIREAAEAAVTTDAPERLMLELLRFRRRRPFLVTDNHDGLTIVERSDDVAASQSLFDALQAASVAVGAQVVSRGTSTINELSGARNTARRASFIATVASLLGQETLTWEDSGAWRLLLGWELTPATVSAISPAAAALIAEGSQFLWETVLEYLDNARNVTATADNLFIHRATLHYRLEKARTVLPQGALDDGWESTCLHAALRLHAALNTVP
- a CDS encoding ABC transporter substrate-binding protein is translated as MTSVIATLSATALVLAGCSSESGDDAAGDNAGGEGASESYSIGINQLVQHPALDASAAGFKAAFEDAGVEVEWDEQNANGEQSTAVTIAQQMANADHDLYLAIATPAAQAMAQSIKDAPLLFTAVTDPEAAELVDSNDAPGANVTGTSDIAPISDQVDLLKELVPDAKTVGVVYASGEVNSQVQVDELTSVAGDSDIDVKSQTVTSVTEIPQAVQALGDVDAIYVPTDNMVVSGIASLINVANEKQIPVIGAEAGTVEGGAAATLGIDYEQLGRQTGEMALRILQDGEEPASTPVESAKEFTYVVNPEAAEAQGIEIPEAILEEAETV
- a CDS encoding alpha-keto acid decarboxylase family protein codes for the protein MRTTVGEFIIRRLKELGIEHIIGVPGDFNLSFIEQINEADNIEFVGACNELNAAYAADGYGRQSGVGALLTTYGVGELSALNGIAGARAEHIPMVSLAGSPPLYSTEYRWNLHHSLADGDFENMLESILPFTGAAVRITPMNVVEELDRALHICLREKRPVHIQIPSDITHLEIEAPDEVLDTTLPTSDAERLEAATARVLERIAEAKKPVFLFDQDTDRHGFTEKFRTLVDKLQIPYSQLTSGKGVLSERDGLFLGSYNGKASAPGVQKIVESADLLFTTNPRFIEVNSGSFTHHLPAEAIVNFGDQHVNVGGEFFVGINTLELLDALIDRTKTSRKKKKEEFVYEKWEVRAEAPLTHARMWPRFIRFLEDDDTVIAEAGTSHIGLTPERLPKGARYINSPIWGAIGFTLPALLGSMLANRDRRHVLFIGDGSFQLTAQELSTILREDLKPIIVLVNNKGYTIERYILGMEEKYNDIADWQYAKLPQVFVPDTTMVSYQARTEGELEDALSKIQASDAGAFLEVHLDAMDAPAGLKAFGPMTADFDFGPRGPRNP
- a CDS encoding anthranilate synthase component 1, whose product is MTGFSTASRQLPYYTDAAALFDALATTHDSMLLESADIESKKNVQCLAVLDAALKVTCRGQRVYAEVLSPTGHAMLERLEEQLSEYRVGAGEFEFQRPTDSDERRRLKAISNAEVLRKLQLDAGYSHEMLPFLGGGFAYDYLDTFEVLPEVPDSTNEYPDYEFIVAQTLLHVDHLNHSIVIHGVDTDEAALQGRLDEQLDKAQKLADAPLTETTEVAEKKTVTVTADILDKDFREHVSNLQKNIYEGDIYQVVPARSFSMECPDAFAAYRKLRETNPSPYMFYIRGADYELIGASPESNLKFDADTREVQLYPIAGTRPRGATHELDIRNELDMRTDTKELAEHTMLVDLARNDLARVAVPGTRRVADLLQVDRYSRVMHLVSRVVAELHPDFDAIDAYRACMNMGTLTGAPKLRAMELVRNTENKRRGSYGGAVGYLRGDGSMDNCIVIRSAYIKNDTAIVQAGAGVVRDSVPQSEADETLHKAYAVLHAIAAANNATLEVIR
- a CDS encoding ABC transporter permease, with product MIGAVELGLLYAVMAVGVYLTFRVLDFPDLTVDGSFTTGAAAAGVLITNGVNPILATGVGFVAGFIAGIITGLLHTKGKIDGLLAGILTMIGLWSINLRIMGGANIPLLSQDSVFTPLDSIKNDWAVVGLLVIGAIALVALIVWFLSTDLGLALRATGDNQQMITSFGVSTDFTKTLTLALSNGLVGLCGALIAQFQGFADISMGVGLILVGLASVIVGQAVIPQRRLWLIVGSVALGSILYRLIIYVALTVGLNPNDMKLITAVLVIAALLLPKLTGRTPKVAGRKVANA
- a CDS encoding ABC transporter ATP-binding protein, translated to MLKIDSISKTFFAGTANERKALVDVSLHLNPGDFVTVIGSNGAGKSTLLNSISGRLIVDSGTISIEGKNVSRQPEHKRAKVVGRVFQDPMAGTAPNLTIEENLSLAYLRGKGRGLSLGLNSKRRAFFREQLASLELGLEDRMGSKVGLLSGGQRQALSLLMAGFTNPDVMLLDEHTAALDPQRAELVTTLTERIVSQGNLTTLMVTHNMAQAIQVGNRLIMMHDGKIIYEASEEQKQKLAVQDLMSEFAKIKGGTSDRTLLQ